One Frankia alni ACN14a DNA window includes the following coding sequences:
- a CDS encoding DUF4287 domain-containing protein produces MSLNRSPQTHQSLIERIPKATGHGVNHWLSRLDDGPGLLRFTERVNWLRAEHDLPHSFAAALVHEADLRRRASRA; encoded by the coding sequence ATGTCGCTCAACCGCTCCCCGCAGACCCACCAGAGCCTCATCGAGCGGATTCCGAAGGCAACGGGGCACGGGGTGAACCACTGGCTCAGCCGGCTGGACGACGGTCCAGGCCTGCTGCGCTTCACCGAACGGGTGAACTGGCTACGCGCCGAACACGACCTGCCACACAGCTTCGCGGCCGCCCTCGTCCACGAGGCGGACCTGCGGCGGCGGGCAAGCCGGGCGTAG